A region from the Alkalibacter saccharofermentans DSM 14828 genome encodes:
- the addA gene encoding helicase-exonuclease AddAB subunit AddA has product MADWTKAQERAIESREKSLLVSAAAGSGKTAVLVERIIRLVVDDRVDVEKLLVVTFTKAAAEEMKQRISSTLVKKMSEATGEERGFINRQINALPFASISTIHSFCSSVVRRYYHVIDIDPALKVGNETVLLILRQRAMEELFEQEYEQEDEEFIKLMESFGNDRRDDRLREMVEKVYGFLMNRPDPKAWGRKVVDSFGVDMQGFDRGSYYVFFAQSTKVKLEHAALLLTRALEDLKGTDNFEKTSAVVQDELNNVKALINSLENGFSAFRKVLDSVGFARLIIKTEDADLKEKIKQSRDEAKDIAKKLIEKFGYEDAETMVENLNEMKSRAAFLIKMAERFEEIYSRMKREKSIMDFNDLEHFCMKILANDEVANQLREEYRYVFIDEYQDSNQIQDVIASRIQRENNLFLVGDVKQSIYRFRLSDPTLFIQKSLVYESADSSINELLHLNTNFRSRSTIIDFINYVFERTMCSYVGEMDYTEKEKLNPGLILPEMECDKTEIYLISNDLEKDDSEEEEEIEEMKLEELEAKVIASKIKSLMGTEIFDAKKQEYRKLGYRDIVVLLRTVKKKGQIYQEVLMENGIPVYAESGTGYFDTLEISLLLDVLRVIDNRRQDIPLLSVMRSPVFKFTIDEIISIREAAKGKSMVEALLKASENPEEALQEKAQGMLSVIARWKKQSRVMPLDRFLWSILVETDYYGYVGALPGGVQRQANIRMLVDRAKEFADSSMKGLFNFVKFVEELKNTKTDLTGAKVLGAMDDVVRIMSIHKSKGLEFPVVFVGGMNKNFNMLDIQQSLILHKDLGLSMEYVNLDERRYCETIYKSIAKEKTALEVLSEEMRVLYVAMTRARDKLIMVGSGKRLDSKIEGWAKPLSAYTVSKAKTYLDWVLGALLGYEEAIVLAKQGAYESEMVKIEKISMDSIARVESEQDRYINKISDYFAALEDTTGQVPPQIIERLEWSYPWEREITLPSKMSVTDMKRFKRTKNLIKTSEELKTPIFLQREKTKKASEIGSANHFVMQHLNLERIKHSGDMADEINLQLSGLFKSERLDVSFEGKINVGAIVAFFANTLGKRMIESPKIYREQTFNLEIKESELYEGGSPDESVLVQGMIDCFFREENHWILIDYKSDYFASEKQKADILDKYKDQIAVYAKAIEKITGKRVKESYLYLLHSNEALPVTT; this is encoded by the coding sequence ATGGCTGATTGGACGAAAGCACAAGAAAGAGCCATAGAATCCAGGGAGAAAAGTCTTCTTGTTTCTGCGGCGGCAGGCTCCGGCAAAACGGCGGTTTTAGTCGAAAGGATAATAAGGCTGGTTGTAGATGACCGCGTGGATGTGGAGAAGCTTTTAGTGGTCACCTTCACGAAGGCGGCTGCTGAAGAGATGAAGCAGCGAATAAGTTCGACGCTTGTAAAAAAAATGTCCGAGGCTACAGGAGAGGAACGGGGATTTATCAACAGGCAGATTAATGCCCTTCCATTTGCCTCCATAAGCACAATCCATTCCTTTTGCTCCAGCGTGGTTAGAAGGTATTACCATGTAATTGATATCGATCCTGCCTTGAAAGTAGGCAATGAGACGGTACTTCTGATACTGAGACAAAGAGCCATGGAAGAGCTCTTCGAACAGGAATATGAACAAGAGGATGAAGAATTCATCAAGTTGATGGAGAGCTTTGGAAATGACCGAAGAGACGATAGGTTAAGAGAAATGGTAGAGAAGGTCTACGGATTTTTGATGAATAGACCGGATCCAAAGGCCTGGGGAAGGAAAGTGGTCGATAGCTTTGGAGTTGATATGCAAGGCTTTGATCGGGGCAGCTACTATGTCTTTTTTGCTCAGAGCACAAAAGTCAAGCTGGAGCACGCTGCACTTTTATTGACCCGTGCCCTAGAAGATTTGAAAGGTACTGATAACTTCGAAAAGACTTCTGCTGTTGTTCAGGACGAATTAAATAATGTTAAAGCTCTAATCAATTCATTGGAAAATGGATTCAGCGCCTTTAGGAAGGTTTTGGACTCGGTCGGTTTTGCAAGGCTTATCATTAAGACTGAGGATGCAGACCTAAAGGAGAAGATAAAACAGAGTAGAGATGAAGCCAAAGACATAGCAAAGAAATTGATAGAAAAATTCGGGTATGAAGATGCCGAGACGATGGTGGAAAACTTAAATGAGATGAAGTCCCGAGCGGCTTTTTTGATAAAAATGGCAGAAAGATTCGAAGAGATTTATTCAAGGATGAAGAGGGAAAAATCAATTATGGATTTTAACGATTTGGAGCATTTTTGCATGAAAATACTCGCAAATGATGAAGTGGCCAATCAGTTAAGGGAAGAATACAGATACGTCTTCATCGATGAGTATCAGGACAGCAATCAAATTCAGGATGTGATTGCTTCTCGCATACAAAGAGAGAATAATCTTTTTTTAGTAGGGGACGTAAAACAGAGCATATACAGGTTTAGGCTTTCAGATCCTACGCTGTTCATACAAAAAAGCCTGGTTTATGAAAGTGCTGATTCAAGTATTAATGAGCTTTTGCACTTGAACACCAATTTTAGAAGCAGAAGCACAATCATAGACTTTATAAACTATGTATTTGAGAGAACAATGTGTTCATATGTAGGAGAAATGGATTATACGGAAAAAGAAAAGCTAAATCCAGGATTGATCCTTCCGGAAATGGAATGTGACAAGACCGAGATATACCTAATATCCAATGACTTGGAAAAAGACGACAGTGAAGAAGAGGAAGAGATCGAAGAGATGAAGCTTGAGGAACTTGAAGCCAAGGTCATTGCTTCCAAGATAAAGAGTCTGATGGGTACAGAGATTTTTGATGCAAAGAAACAAGAGTATAGAAAACTAGGTTATAGGGATATAGTAGTCCTGCTCAGAACGGTAAAGAAAAAGGGGCAAATTTATCAGGAGGTGCTGATGGAAAATGGCATACCTGTTTATGCGGAGAGCGGAACTGGATATTTCGATACCTTGGAGATAAGCCTCTTGCTCGATGTTTTGCGTGTGATAGACAATAGGAGGCAGGACATTCCACTATTGTCGGTGATGCGGTCTCCGGTGTTTAAATTCACTATAGATGAGATTATTTCAATTCGAGAAGCGGCAAAAGGCAAGAGCATGGTGGAAGCATTGCTAAAGGCATCTGAAAATCCAGAGGAAGCCTTGCAGGAAAAAGCACAAGGCATGCTGTCTGTGATTGCCAGATGGAAAAAACAATCACGGGTGATGCCCCTTGATAGATTTCTATGGAGCATCCTAGTGGAAACTGATTATTATGGATATGTGGGTGCACTGCCCGGTGGAGTGCAAAGACAAGCGAATATAAGAATGCTAGTGGACAGGGCGAAGGAGTTTGCTGATTCTTCCATGAAGGGATTGTTCAACTTCGTGAAGTTCGTAGAAGAGCTAAAAAACACAAAGACGGATCTCACAGGAGCAAAGGTTCTTGGCGCAATGGATGACGTAGTCAGGATAATGAGCATACATAAAAGCAAGGGACTTGAATTTCCCGTGGTGTTTGTGGGAGGTATGAATAAGAACTTCAACATGTTGGACATTCAGCAGTCGCTTATATTGCACAAGGATCTTGGCTTGTCTATGGAATACGTCAATCTGGATGAGCGAAGATACTGCGAGACCATATACAAAAGCATAGCAAAAGAAAAGACTGCCTTAGAGGTTCTATCTGAAGAAATGAGGGTTTTATACGTCGCTATGACTAGGGCGAGGGATAAGCTGATAATGGTGGGTTCGGGGAAAAGACTGGACAGCAAGATCGAAGGATGGGCAAAACCTCTTTCAGCATACACCGTTTCAAAGGCAAAAACCTACCTGGACTGGGTTTTAGGGGCTTTGTTGGGCTATGAAGAAGCAATTGTCCTTGCAAAGCAAGGTGCATATGAAAGTGAAATGGTAAAAATAGAGAAGATATCCATGGACTCGATAGCACGAGTTGAGTCTGAGCAGGATAGATACATAAATAAGATTTCAGATTATTTTGCAGCACTCGAAGATACCACAGGCCAGGTACCACCGCAAATTATCGAAAGGTTGGAATGGTCATATCCCTGGGAAAGAGAAATAACCCTCCCTTCGAAGATGTCGGTAACAGATATGAAGAGGTTTAAAAGAACGAAAAATCTTATTAAAACTTCTGAAGAACTGAAGACGCCAATATTTTTGCAGAGGGAAAAGACAAAGAAAGCTTCTGAGATAGGAAGCGCGAACCACTTTGTGATGCAACACCTGAATCTTGAAAGAATCAAGCACTCAGGGGATATGGCAGATGAAATAAATTTGCAGCTTTCAGGGTTATTTAAATCGGAAAGGCTTGATGTCAGTTTTGAAGGGAAAATAAATGTTGGCGCAATCGTAGCCTTCTTTGCAAACACCCTGGGGAAAAGGATGATAGAAAGTCCTAAGATATACAGAGAGCAGACCTTTAATCTCGAAATAAAGGAGTCTGAGCTATACGAGGGAGGCTCGCCTGATGAAAGCGTTTTGGTTCAGGGAATGATAGACTGTTTTTTTCGAGAGGAGAATCACTGGATACTTATAGACTACAAGAGTGATTATTTTGCATCTGAAAAACAAAAGGCGGACATTTTGGATAAATACAAAGACCAAATAGCAGTCTATGCTAAAGCCATTGAAAAAATCACCGGGAAAAGGGTAAAGGAATCTTATTTGTACCTATTGCACTCCAATGAAGCGCTGCCTGTAACAACATAA
- the ispE gene encoding 4-(cytidine 5'-diphospho)-2-C-methyl-D-erythritol kinase, which translates to MNRISVRTPAKINLTLDILKKREDGYHEISMVMQTVDLCDELEFEEREIGIEIECSNHEIPCDSGNLVYKAANALKDEFGIQKGIYIKINKKIPLEAGLAGGSANAAGTLLALKKMWRIEATDDRLNEIAKSIGADVPYCTKGGTMLAQGIGEKLTKLKDLPDYHVVLVKPEFSISTAWAYNNVDIKNIKQHPDNEAVSRAIEYGDRAVIEKNLGNVFEEAAFKKYPELAEIKETLIKLGAKGSLMSGSGPTMYGLFDDEAKAQLACEHFRGIYDEVYKAKTCHQLIKE; encoded by the coding sequence ATGAACCGTATTTCTGTAAGAACACCGGCAAAAATAAACTTGACCCTGGATATCCTCAAGAAAAGAGAGGATGGCTACCATGAAATATCCATGGTGATGCAAACGGTGGACCTTTGCGACGAGCTGGAATTTGAGGAAAGGGAAATCGGAATAGAAATCGAATGTAGCAACCATGAAATTCCCTGCGACAGTGGGAACTTAGTTTACAAAGCGGCGAATGCTCTGAAGGACGAATTTGGCATTCAAAAAGGGATCTACATAAAAATCAACAAGAAGATACCCTTGGAAGCGGGTTTGGCAGGAGGGTCTGCGAATGCTGCGGGAACTTTGCTTGCTTTAAAAAAAATGTGGAGAATAGAGGCAACGGATGATAGGCTCAACGAGATAGCCAAGTCGATTGGTGCAGATGTGCCATATTGTACGAAAGGCGGCACTATGCTTGCCCAGGGAATAGGAGAGAAGCTGACAAAGCTTAAAGACCTGCCGGATTATCACGTAGTCCTGGTAAAGCCGGAATTTTCAATATCCACAGCATGGGCTTACAACAATGTGGATATAAAAAACATCAAGCAACATCCGGACAATGAAGCTGTCAGCCGTGCCATCGAATATGGAGATAGGGCTGTAATTGAAAAAAACTTGGGGAATGTTTTTGAAGAAGCAGCTTTTAAGAAGTATCCGGAACTTGCTGAAATAAAAGAGACTTTAATCAAGCTGGGGGCTAAGGGAAGTCTTATGAGTGGAAGCGGCCCAACGATGTATGGTCTGTTCGACGATGAGGCAAAGGCTCAACTTGCTTGTGAACACTTTAGGGGGATATATGACGAGGTGTACAAGGCAAAGACGTGCCATCAATTAATTAAGGAGTGA
- a CDS encoding GntR family transcriptional regulator, producing the protein MDNFLKIDMDTYKPLREIVFTTMREAIINGDFKPGQRLMEVQLAEQMGVSRTPVREAIRKLELEGLVVMVPRKGAYVAGLSSEDVKEVLEIRAVLEGLAASLAAKNASAADIEQLQEIVEKFKVAAEEKDVVRLINFDSDFHDVMYRASKNKKLIQLISALREQVQRFRVAYFTKIRSTQTLIEEHNDLVSSIVNNEPDRARAIAEKHISTTEKLITSIEEKR; encoded by the coding sequence ATGGATAATTTTCTCAAGATTGACATGGATACTTACAAGCCACTGAGAGAAATTGTGTTTACCACGATGAGAGAGGCAATAATCAACGGAGACTTTAAGCCCGGACAAAGGCTAATGGAGGTCCAGTTGGCAGAGCAGATGGGCGTAAGCAGAACCCCTGTCAGAGAAGCTATTAGAAAACTTGAATTGGAAGGTCTTGTGGTAATGGTGCCTAGAAAGGGCGCGTATGTTGCAGGGCTGTCAAGCGAGGATGTAAAAGAGGTCTTGGAAATCAGGGCGGTTTTGGAGGGGTTGGCTGCATCTTTGGCTGCAAAAAATGCTTCCGCTGCAGATATAGAGCAACTTCAGGAAATCGTAGAAAAATTCAAGGTCGCTGCAGAGGAAAAGGATGTCGTTAGACTAATCAATTTCGACTCGGATTTTCACGATGTCATGTACAGGGCTTCAAAAAATAAAAAGCTGATCCAATTGATCAGCGCTTTAAGAGAGCAGGTTCAAAGGTTCAGGGTCGCTTATTTCACAAAAATAAGGAGCACCCAGACCTTGATCGAAGAGCATAATGACCTGGTTTCATCCATTGTGAACAACGAGCCTGATCGGGCTAGAGCAATTGCCGAAAAGCACATATCGACTACAGAGAAGCTTATAACCTCAATTGAAGAAAAAAGGTAA
- the lspA gene encoding signal peptidase II, with the protein MSFIIILAITALDQFSKSLALEHLKGSASIPLWEGVFHLTYAENTGAAFSIFTDMQLFLKIITSVFSVVLLIYLIFLTRKEGKLTIKSLSLALIIGGALGNLIDRFRFNFVVDFFDFRLINFAIFNVADIFIVSGSILLIMVLLLEPSEAA; encoded by the coding sequence TTGAGCTTTATTATCATACTTGCAATAACCGCACTGGATCAATTTTCCAAATCACTGGCTCTTGAACATCTCAAGGGCAGCGCCAGCATCCCTTTGTGGGAAGGCGTCTTCCACCTGACTTATGCAGAAAACACCGGTGCTGCTTTTAGCATCTTCACTGACATGCAACTATTTTTAAAAATCATAACCTCTGTTTTTTCAGTTGTACTATTGATCTACTTGATATTCTTGACCAGAAAAGAAGGCAAGCTCACTATTAAAAGCCTTTCGCTGGCACTAATAATCGGTGGAGCCTTGGGCAACCTTATTGATCGTTTCAGATTCAACTTTGTCGTTGATTTTTTCGATTTTCGCCTGATAAATTTTGCCATCTTCAATGTGGCTGATATCTTTATCGTTTCCGGAAGCATACTGCTCATCATGGTTCTGCTACTGGAGCCTTCTGAAGCAGCATAA